Genomic window (Sulfurimonas sp.):
AACAGAGATTTAAAGAAATCTTTAAATCACAAGGTTATATCGTAAACTGTACAAATGAGGAACAAAATGTATAAGCTAAATTCTTTAAATTATGCACAAGCAAGTTCGTTAAATATTTCTAAAGACCTTAGCATCCAAACTTTAAGCTCAAATATTGAGTTAGATAAACTTAAAACAGAACTAAAAAATAGATTTAATTTTTCTAGTATTCATAGTTTTTCTTTTTGTAAAAGTGGTTTTTTAGGTTTAATGCTTGAGATACGAGAAGATATAGCTGTTAGTTTGGGAGAAAGTGAAGCTATCATAGAAGCAGCAAAAGAGTATGAAAAACTTGGTTTTGGGGTAAGTTATATAGATATTTTAAAAGATGGGAATATAAACTATGATACTATAAAATCTTGCTCAAATGCATATATGTTTATCTCTGCATATATTATAGATACTTTTGTAAAAATAGATTTAAAAAAGGTAAAAAATAATTTTAATGGAAAAATAATTTCTAATATTTCCCCAACCCTAGATGCCTCATTTTGTAACATAGCTTACTTTGATATTTATAAACTAAGTGGTTATTTTACACATTCAGTTTTACTTCATAACGATGTATTTGAAGAGCAA
Coding sequences:
- a CDS encoding cysteine desulfurase, yielding MYKLNSLNYAQASSLNISKDLSIQTLSSNIELDKLKTELKNRFNFSSIHSFSFCKSGFLGLMLEIREDIAVSLGESEAIIEAAKEYEKLGFGVSYIDILKDGNINYDTIKSCSNAYMFISAYIIDTFVKIDLKKVKNNFNGKIISNISPTLDASFCNIAYFDIYKLSGYFTHSVLLHNDVFEEQNISSIDAIGLKIICNETAKEKETITYKNSFIKELRKSLKDDIFFFVDNNLTLTNVVHFGLKGIKARQVIRNLSLANIFVTNGEGCSLGLSKPSRILQEMGYCEIDSRQAFSLSFCQNFNEEQTSFIVSKISKSYRQIKALNG